The following are encoded in a window of Massilia sp. R2A-15 genomic DNA:
- a CDS encoding ABC transporter transmembrane domain-containing protein, giving the protein MTNSSTSTTQPDSNRKGSLAAFKGLLPFLRPYRRQFVFAGIALVLAAGATLAIPAAFKQMIDLGFGAGAGAKSIKNVDATFLALFGVATVLAVATAARFYTVSWLGERVTADIRSAVYRHVVDQSPEFFETTQTGEVLSRITTDTTLIQAVVGTSISLALRNTLLFVGGLVMLFITSIKLSSIILGLLVLVVVPIVLFGRRVRKLSRDSQDRIADASAMAGEILNAMPTVQAFTHEKIESSRFGKSVEGAFQTAMRRIRARSLLTMLAIVLVFGTIVFVLWLGAHAVLAGSMTGGDLGQFILYASIVAGSIGALSEVMGEAQRAAGATERLLELLSARSNIQNPSKPLPLPARAANGAALALKDVTFHYPSRPETSALSHLSLNIKPGETVAVVGPSGAGKTTLFQLFLRFYDPQSGVITLDGVDIRQLDLHTLRDAIGIVPQDTVIFSADAMENIRYGRAGATDAEVIQAAKLAAAHEFIERLPQGYKSFLGERGVRLSGGQRQRIAIARALLKNPPLLLLDEATSALDAESERLVQSALEAAMVGRTTVIIAHRLATVQRADRIIVMEDGRIVETGTHSSLVALGGIYANLAALQFHSVHVAH; this is encoded by the coding sequence ATGACCAACAGCTCCACCAGCACCACGCAGCCTGATTCGAACCGCAAGGGAAGCCTCGCCGCCTTCAAGGGACTGCTCCCCTTCCTCCGCCCCTACCGCCGCCAGTTCGTTTTCGCCGGCATCGCGCTAGTGCTCGCCGCCGGCGCCACCCTCGCCATTCCCGCCGCGTTCAAACAGATGATCGATTTGGGCTTCGGCGCCGGCGCCGGCGCGAAGAGCATCAAGAATGTCGACGCGACTTTTCTCGCGCTGTTTGGCGTGGCCACCGTGCTGGCGGTCGCCACTGCGGCGCGCTTCTACACCGTGTCGTGGCTGGGCGAGCGCGTGACCGCCGACATCCGCAGCGCGGTGTACAGGCACGTGGTTGACCAGAGCCCGGAGTTTTTCGAGACCACCCAGACCGGCGAGGTCCTGTCGCGCATCACCACCGACACCACGCTGATCCAGGCGGTCGTCGGAACCAGCATCTCGCTCGCGCTGCGCAACACGCTGCTGTTCGTGGGCGGCCTGGTCATGCTGTTCATCACCAGCATCAAGCTGTCCTCGATCATCCTCGGCCTGCTGGTGCTGGTGGTGGTGCCGATCGTGTTGTTCGGGCGCCGCGTGCGCAAGCTCTCGCGCGACTCGCAGGACCGCATCGCCGATGCATCGGCCATGGCCGGCGAAATCCTCAACGCCATGCCGACGGTGCAGGCGTTCACCCACGAGAAGATCGAATCGTCCCGTTTCGGCAAATCGGTCGAAGGCGCCTTCCAGACCGCGATGCGCCGCATCCGGGCCCGCTCGCTGCTGACGATGCTGGCCATCGTGCTGGTGTTCGGCACCATCGTGTTCGTGCTGTGGCTGGGCGCCCACGCGGTGCTGGCCGGCTCGATGACCGGCGGCGACCTGGGGCAGTTCATCCTGTACGCCTCGATCGTGGCCGGCTCGATCGGCGCGCTGTCCGAGGTGATGGGCGAAGCGCAGCGCGCCGCCGGCGCCACCGAGCGCCTGCTCGAACTGCTGTCGGCGCGTTCGAACATCCAGAATCCTTCGAAGCCGCTGCCGCTGCCCGCGCGCGCGGCCAACGGCGCGGCACTGGCGCTGAAAGACGTGACCTTCCACTACCCTTCGCGTCCCGAAACGTCGGCGTTGTCGCACCTGTCGCTGAACATCAAGCCGGGCGAGACGGTCGCCGTGGTCGGCCCTTCCGGCGCCGGCAAGACCACCCTGTTCCAGCTGTTCCTGCGCTTCTACGACCCGCAATCCGGCGTCATCACCCTCGACGGCGTGGACATCCGCCAGCTCGACCTGCACACCCTGCGCGACGCCATCGGCATCGTGCCGCAGGATACCGTGATCTTCTCGGCCGACGCGATGGAGAACATCCGCTACGGCCGCGCCGGCGCCACCGACGCGGAGGTGATCCAGGCCGCGAAGCTGGCCGCCGCCCACGAATTCATCGAGCGCCTGCCGCAGGGCTACAAGTCCTTCCTCGGCGAGCGCGGCGTGCGCCTGTCGGGCGGACAGCGCCAGCGCATCGCCATCGCGCGCGCCCTGCTCAAGAATCCGCCGCTGCTGCTGCTCGACGAGGCGACCAGCGCGCTGGACGCGGAATCCGAACGCCTGGTGCAAAGCGCATTGGAAGCGGCGATGGTCGGCCGCACCACCGTCATCATCGCCCACCGCCTGGCGACGGTGCAGCGCGCCGACCGCATCATCGTGATGGAGGATGGGCGCATCGTCGAAACCGGCACCCATTCGTCGCTGGTCGCGCTGGGCGGCATCTACGCCAACCTCGCCGCGCTGCAGTTTCACAGCGTGCATGTGGCCCACTGA
- a CDS encoding carotenoid 1,2-hydratase, translating into MRFFLALLLLLAQCAQAAAPVFAPVTPGRTLSFPADFGAHPEFKTEWWYVTGWLTKPDGKPLGFQVTFFRSRTAADDANPSAFAAKQLIMAHAAISDPSLGKLAHDQRSGREGFGINYAKSRITDLKLGDWRMVRGADGVYTVAVKSSELTLELKLAPSGTVMAQGDAGYSRKGPHPAQASYYYSEPQLRVSGMAGRAGTAPVKVAGTAWLDHEWSSQALDPDAAGWDWIGANLDDGSALMAFQVRGKQGGKLWAHAALRDASGKVTQYSPDQVRFTPQARWKSPRTNAVYPVAATLVTGAASWSIKPLQEDQELDARRSTGAVYWEGAVTIERNGAPAGHGYLELTGYERPMTL; encoded by the coding sequence ATGCGCTTCTTCCTCGCCCTGCTCCTGCTGCTGGCCCAATGCGCGCAGGCCGCGGCGCCAGTGTTCGCACCGGTCACGCCGGGACGCACGCTCAGCTTCCCGGCGGACTTCGGCGCCCATCCCGAATTCAAGACCGAGTGGTGGTACGTCACCGGCTGGCTCACCAAGCCCGATGGCAAGCCGCTCGGCTTCCAGGTCACCTTCTTCCGCAGCCGTACCGCCGCGGACGACGCCAATCCGAGCGCGTTCGCGGCGAAGCAGCTGATCATGGCGCACGCCGCGATCTCCGATCCCTCGCTCGGCAAGCTGGCGCACGACCAGCGCAGCGGGCGCGAAGGATTCGGCATCAATTATGCGAAATCTCGCATAACCGACCTGAAGCTGGGCGACTGGCGCATGGTGCGCGGCGCCGATGGCGTGTACACGGTTGCCGTCAAGTCGTCCGAACTGACGCTCGAATTAAAGCTGGCGCCGTCAGGGACCGTGATGGCCCAAGGCGACGCCGGCTACTCGCGCAAGGGCCCGCATCCCGCGCAGGCCAGCTACTACTACAGCGAGCCGCAGCTAAGGGTGAGCGGCATGGCCGGCCGCGCCGGCACGGCGCCAGTGAAGGTGGCCGGCACCGCCTGGCTCGATCACGAGTGGTCCAGCCAGGCCCTCGATCCAGACGCCGCGGGCTGGGACTGGATCGGCGCGAACCTCGACGACGGCTCGGCCCTGATGGCTTTCCAGGTTCGCGGCAAGCAAGGTGGTAAACTATGGGCGCATGCAGCCTTGCGCGATGCATCCGGCAAGGTGACGCAGTATTCGCCCGACCAGGTCCGTTTTACCCCGCAGGCGCGGTGGAAGTCGCCGCGCACCAACGCCGTGTATCCGGTGGCGGCCACGCTCGTTACCGGCGCCGCCAGCTGGAGCATCAAGCCCTTGCAGGAAGACCAGGAACTCGATGCGCGGCGCTCGACCGGCGCCGTCTATTGGGAAGGCGCGGTCACGATCGAGCGCAATGGCGCGCCCGCCGGCCATGGCTACCTGGAATTGACGGGCTACGAACGGCCGATGACACTTTAA
- a CDS encoding ABC transporter permease: MPGLLSRWLLFGEWRAHPVRALLAIAAIAVGVAMGFAIHLINAAAFNEFSAAVSSLAGQADVQVAGREALFDEAIYPVLAQRDGVAVASPVLELDAGVTGVRGALKIIGIDPFRAGAVSPDLLGATDKPFDMLADDAVFLSPAAMAWLNATTGGAVALRAGSGDVKLRVAGGVLRARAGQRIGVMDIGAAQWRFNRVGKLSRIDLKLREGVDRNAFERTLAATLEHDFPGRFQVSRPNDADQESRTNTLSRAYRVNLTVLALVALFTGAFLVFSTQALSVIRRRSQFALLRVLGVERRQLLAQVLLEGVSLGVTGAGLGIAGGFALAATALHFFGADLGAGYFSGVRPTVHFAPVAACVFFALGLGVALLGCLAPALEAARAAPAVALKSGSDEPALSGLARIWPSLACLLAAALLTRAPPVFELPLFGYGAIALLLIGGIAMMPRLAATLFGAINRIAMRRRQHPVPALTIARLANASGQAAIALGGVLASFSLMVAMAIMVSSFRVSVDDWLVQILPADLYVRNAASGNTASLGPEQQAALAKLPGVTRIQFLRSRAVSLDAARPAVTLIARDIDAADPGKAMVMVGRTAAPPPGAMPAWVSEAMLDLYRVRVGDTMQIPLSGALRPFFIAGAWRDYASQTGSVQVRLADYRALTGDQEVSDAAIWTQDAAQVSERLRALPFGAALQLASPGQIRAMSLKIFDRSFAVTYLLEAIAIAIGLSGVAATFSAQTLARAREFGMLRHVGVTRAQVLRILALEGGALTALGVACGFALGLLISLILVFVVNPQSFHWTMQLHLPWALLAGVASLLIVASVLTALVSGRYALSGGPIRAVREDW; the protein is encoded by the coding sequence CTGCCCGGCCTGCTCTCGCGCTGGCTGCTGTTCGGCGAGTGGCGCGCCCACCCGGTGCGCGCACTGCTGGCGATCGCCGCCATCGCGGTCGGCGTGGCGATGGGCTTCGCCATCCACCTGATCAACGCTGCGGCGTTCAACGAGTTCTCGGCCGCGGTGAGCAGCCTGGCGGGCCAGGCCGATGTCCAGGTGGCCGGCCGCGAGGCGCTGTTCGACGAGGCCATCTACCCGGTGCTGGCGCAGCGCGACGGCGTGGCGGTCGCTTCGCCCGTGCTGGAGCTCGATGCCGGGGTGACTGGCGTGCGCGGCGCGCTGAAGATCATCGGGATCGATCCTTTCCGCGCCGGCGCCGTGTCGCCCGACCTGCTGGGCGCTACCGACAAGCCGTTCGACATGCTGGCCGACGACGCCGTGTTCCTGTCGCCGGCCGCGATGGCATGGCTGAACGCCACGACGGGCGGCGCGGTCGCGCTGCGCGCCGGTTCCGGCGATGTGAAGCTGCGCGTGGCCGGCGGCGTGCTGCGGGCGCGCGCCGGCCAGCGCATCGGCGTGATGGACATCGGCGCGGCGCAGTGGCGCTTCAACCGCGTCGGCAAGCTGTCGCGCATCGACCTGAAGCTGCGCGAGGGCGTCGATCGCAACGCATTCGAGCGAACGCTGGCAGCAACCCTGGAGCACGACTTCCCGGGCCGCTTCCAGGTCTCCCGGCCGAACGACGCCGATCAGGAAAGCCGCACCAACACCTTAAGCCGCGCCTATCGCGTCAACCTGACCGTACTCGCGCTGGTCGCCTTGTTCACCGGCGCCTTCCTGGTGTTTTCGACGCAGGCGCTGTCGGTGATTCGCCGCCGCAGCCAGTTCGCGCTGCTGCGGGTGCTGGGCGTCGAGCGTCGCCAGCTGCTGGCGCAGGTGCTGCTCGAGGGCGTCAGCCTCGGCGTGACCGGCGCGGGGCTCGGCATCGCGGGCGGCTTCGCGCTGGCGGCCACCGCATTGCATTTTTTCGGCGCGGACCTCGGCGCCGGCTACTTCAGCGGCGTGCGGCCCACCGTGCATTTCGCCCCGGTCGCAGCCTGCGTGTTCTTCGCGCTGGGCCTGGGCGTCGCGCTGCTGGGATGCCTGGCGCCGGCGCTCGAAGCCGCCCGCGCGGCGCCCGCGGTCGCCCTCAAGTCGGGCAGCGACGAACCGGCGCTGTCGGGACTCGCGCGGATCTGGCCTTCGCTCGCCTGCCTGCTGGCCGCAGCCTTGCTGACGCGCGCGCCGCCAGTGTTCGAGCTGCCGCTGTTCGGCTACGGCGCCATCGCGCTGCTCCTGATCGGCGGTATCGCCATGATGCCGCGCCTGGCCGCCACCCTGTTCGGCGCCATCAACCGGATCGCGATGCGAAGGCGCCAGCATCCGGTGCCGGCGCTCACCATCGCGCGGCTGGCGAATGCCTCCGGCCAGGCCGCGATCGCGCTGGGCGGCGTTCTGGCCAGCTTCAGCCTGATGGTCGCGATGGCGATCATGGTGTCGAGCTTCCGTGTCTCGGTGGACGACTGGCTGGTGCAGATCCTGCCGGCCGACCTGTACGTGCGCAACGCCGCCAGCGGCAACACCGCTTCGCTCGGGCCGGAACAGCAAGCGGCGCTGGCCAAGCTGCCGGGCGTCACCCGCATCCAGTTCCTGCGTTCGCGCGCGGTCTCGCTCGACGCCGCGCGGCCCGCGGTAACGCTGATCGCCCGCGATATCGACGCCGCCGATCCGGGCAAGGCAATGGTGATGGTCGGACGCACTGCAGCCCCGCCACCCGGAGCGATGCCGGCCTGGGTGTCCGAAGCGATGCTCGACCTGTACCGGGTCAGGGTCGGCGACACGATGCAGATTCCGCTGAGCGGCGCACTGCGCCCGTTCTTCATCGCCGGCGCCTGGCGCGACTACGCCAGCCAGACAGGGTCGGTCCAGGTCCGCCTGGCCGACTACCGCGCGCTGACCGGCGACCAGGAGGTGAGCGACGCCGCCATCTGGACCCAGGATGCGGCCCAGGTCAGCGAGCGCCTGCGCGCCCTGCCGTTCGGCGCCGCGCTGCAACTGGCCAGCCCCGGCCAGATCCGCGCGATGAGCCTGAAGATATTCGACCGCAGCTTCGCCGTCACCTACCTGCTCGAGGCGATCGCGATCGCCATCGGCCTGTCCGGCGTGGCGGCGACCTTCTCGGCGCAGACGCTGGCGCGGGCCCGCGAGTTCGGCATGCTTCGCCACGTCGGCGTGACGCGCGCCCAGGTGCTGCGCATCCTGGCGCTCGAAGGCGGCGCGCTGACCGCGCTCGGCGTTGCCTGCGGCTTCGCGCTGGGCCTCCTGATCAGCCTTATCCTCGTATTTGTCGTCAACCCGCAGTCCTTCCATTGGACCATGCAGCTGCACCTGCCATGGGCGCTGCTGGCCGGCGTCGCCTCGCTGCTGATCGTCGCATCGGTGCTGACCGCGCTGGTCTCGGGCCGCTACGCGCTCTCCGGCGGGCCGATTCGCGCGGTGCGGGAGGACTGGTGA
- a CDS encoding FAD-binding oxidoreductase yields the protein MSADFLQRCRDIAGPEHVLTDAADCAPFLTDWRGRFTGRALAVLQPNEPQQVAQLVRACADHRIALVPQGGRTGLVLGSVPDASGDAVVLSLSRMNRIRALDAVNRTMTVDAGCILHDIQQAAASVDCLFPLSLAAEGSCTIGGNLSTNAGGTAVLRYGNARELCLGLEVVTPHGELWSGLRGLRKDNTGYDLRDLFIGAEGTLGVITGAVLKLFPQPKGSMTALVALAAPRDALALLTLMQDQCGASLTGFELMSDYCLRLVATHFPHLPTPFVKRHPQYVLLEVSSSESEAHAAGLLEDALNAAVERGLADDAVLATSNAQSQSLWHLREHIPLAQAAAGKNIKHDISVPISGIADFIDSTDAKLQQAFPSCQVVCFGHLGDGNLHYNVAPPEGQPHDEFLAHQDAINRIVHDSVDEASGSISAEHGIGALKRDDLARYKSKVELDMMRAIKGALDPLGIMNPGKIL from the coding sequence GCCGCTTCACCGGGCGCGCGCTGGCCGTGCTGCAGCCGAACGAGCCGCAGCAAGTGGCCCAGCTGGTGCGCGCCTGCGCCGACCACCGCATCGCGCTGGTCCCGCAGGGCGGGCGCACCGGCCTGGTCCTGGGCAGCGTGCCGGACGCCAGCGGCGATGCGGTGGTGCTGTCGCTGTCGCGCATGAACCGCATCCGCGCGCTCGATGCGGTCAACCGCACGATGACCGTGGACGCCGGCTGCATCCTGCACGACATCCAGCAGGCGGCGGCCAGCGTGGACTGCCTGTTCCCGCTGTCGCTGGCGGCCGAAGGCAGCTGCACCATCGGCGGCAACCTCTCGACCAACGCCGGCGGCACCGCGGTCCTGCGCTACGGGAACGCGCGCGAACTGTGCCTGGGCCTGGAAGTGGTCACGCCGCACGGCGAACTGTGGAGCGGCCTGCGCGGCCTGCGCAAGGACAATACCGGCTACGACCTGCGCGACCTGTTCATCGGCGCCGAAGGCACGCTGGGCGTGATCACCGGCGCCGTGCTCAAGCTGTTCCCGCAGCCGAAGGGATCGATGACGGCGCTGGTGGCGCTGGCCGCGCCGCGCGACGCACTGGCCCTGCTGACGCTGATGCAGGACCAGTGCGGCGCAAGCCTGACCGGCTTCGAGCTGATGTCCGACTACTGCCTGCGCCTGGTCGCAACCCATTTCCCGCACCTGCCCACGCCCTTCGTCAAGCGCCACCCGCAGTACGTGCTGCTGGAAGTGTCGAGCAGCGAATCGGAAGCGCATGCGGCCGGCCTGCTGGAAGACGCGCTGAACGCCGCGGTCGAGCGCGGCCTGGCCGACGACGCCGTGCTGGCCACGTCGAACGCGCAGTCGCAGTCCCTGTGGCACCTGCGCGAGCACATCCCGCTGGCGCAGGCGGCGGCCGGCAAGAACATCAAGCACGATATCTCGGTGCCGATCTCCGGCATCGCCGACTTCATCGACAGCACCGACGCCAAGCTGCAGCAGGCCTTCCCGTCCTGCCAGGTGGTCTGCTTCGGCCACCTCGGTGACGGCAACCTGCATTACAACGTCGCGCCGCCCGAGGGCCAGCCGCACGACGAATTCCTGGCCCACCAGGACGCCATCAACCGCATCGTGCACGACAGCGTCGATGAGGCGAGCGGCTCGATCTCGGCCGAACACGGCATCGGCGCCCTCAAGCGCGACGACCTGGCCCGCTACAAGTCGAAGGTCGAACTGGACATGATGCGGGCGATCAAAGGCGCGCTCGACCCGCTCGGCATCATGAACCCCGGCAAAATCTTGTGA